A window of Populus trichocarpa isolate Nisqually-1 chromosome 17, P.trichocarpa_v4.1, whole genome shotgun sequence genomic DNA:
ATGCTATAAATCTGACCGTACTACTACTATAGGAACTTGGATATCAAACATTCTCGATGAGCTCATCAGTTCTTCTCTTTGCTCAGCTGATGGATTTCACTTCCAGTCAAGTATGTCAAGCAGCCACAAAACCTCATCCCTGGATTTTGCAGCATCACAAAAATCTATTTCAATCCCAAAGACATCAAGAACACTGTCATTTTTATCATCCACGAATAGCAAAGAAATCCAAGCCCGGATTCCTGGTACAAAAGGATGTGCTGGTGAGAAACCAAGATAATCAAACGCCATGGCCCTATAGGCTGTCCGATCGATATAATCAAAGACAGATTTATTGATTATGCAAGCAACCTTATTATTATCCTTCCGCCCCACAAGCACTGAAACGCTTACAGTCTCGCCTAAGGGGGCTTTGAACCTTGGTTCAACAGGTAAAATCATCTTATAATCGGGGCCTTCAAGATGAAATCCAAGCCTATCACAAATTCTAGGAGGTGGGCATTTGATTCCAGTTTGCAAAACAGGGCCTGAGACCACCTCAGAGAAGATCAATTTATCTCTGGTCCAGATGTCGATGAAGAATTCCAAATTGTCAAAGGAAAGTCTTGGAGGAAGCAGGGTTTGTTGACGCTGGTGCTTATAAAAGGTCTGATATAGCTTGTAGTATGTGACAGTTGGAGGGTTTGGCCTCTTGCAAATGGAAGGCCATCTCTTGGCACAAAGACATTTCCATAAGTAATCATCTTGCGCTATATCTCTCCACTGTTTACACACTGCCACGCATGAAGCCAGATCTGCACCCTCCAGTAAAGGGAAAACAGCCTTCAGAATTTCTACATATGACATTTTCAGCAGGGAAGGCACAATTCAAAG
This region includes:
- the LOC7484571 gene encoding F-box protein At5g39250 is translated as MSYVEILKAVFPLLEGADLASCVAVCKQWRDIAQDDYLWKCLCAKRWPSICKRPNPPTVTYYKLYQTFYKHQRQQTLLPPRLSFDNLEFFIDIWTRDKLIFSEVVSGPVLQTGIKCPPPRICDRLGFHLEGPDYKMILPVEPRFKAPLGETVSVSVLVGRKDNNKVACIINKSVFDYIDRTAYRAMAFDYLGFSPAHPFVPGIRAWISLLFVDDKNDSVLDVFGIEIDFCDAAKSRDEVLWLLDILDWK